A part of Fundulus heteroclitus isolate FHET01 chromosome 23, MU-UCD_Fhet_4.1, whole genome shotgun sequence genomic DNA contains:
- the tmem144b gene encoding transmembrane protein 144b yields the protein MMPLVKCSPLLLFVVSLLIVSCLSTDGCNDTTEVCSQETVIFFNNSTNITNFAYGLAANMAAAVLYGSTFVPVKRIETGDGMFYHFVSCASIWVVALFGDLLLQTPKFHPLAMLGGVIWATGSVAVVTIVKAIGLGLGILIWGSASLLMGWASSRFGWFGIDAQDVSRPVLNYCGAGLCLLSGLVFFFVRSDVKLHPESETIPLLIDRRSISGSFAQRSSAYWIDTIGPKMRRIIGCMLAVMTGLLYGCSFAPVLYIKNHSTCPDSIFYGASVYDLDYVFGQTSGVFFASAVYFVIYCAVMKNKPRVYPRAILPGFLSGLMWTVGTYCWFLANSYLSAVVTYPIVTAGYGLVAALWGSLVFREIKGLVNGIIFFFASCVVLAGSMLTAVSKL from the exons atgatgccTCTGGTAAAATGCTCGCCTCTGCTTTTATTTGTCGTGTCGTTATTGATAGTGAGCTGCCTCAGCACTGACG gatGTAATGACACCACAGAAGTCTGCTCCCAGGAAACggttattttctttaataactCTACAAATATCACTAACTTTGCTTATGGATTGGCTGCAAACATGGCGGCTGCAGTGCTGTATGGAAGCACCTTCGTTCCAGTCAAAAGAATAGAGACAGGGGATG GTATGTTCTACCATTTTGTGAGCTGTGCATCAATATGGGTTGTAGCTCTTTTTGGAGATCTGTTGCTGCAGACGCCCAAATTCCACCCTCTTGCAATGCTTGGAGGTGTGATCTGGGCCACAG GAAGCGTAGCTGTGGTTACCATTGTTAAAGCAATTGGCCTTGGTcttggaattttaatttggggCTCGGCCAGTCTGTTGATGGGCTGGGCCAGTTCAAG ATTTGGGTGGTTTGGAATTGACGCTCAGGATGTTTCCAGGCCAGTTCTAAATTACTGCGGTGCTGGGTTGTGTCTGCTCAG tggtctggtgtttttctttgtgagaaGTGATGTGAAGCTACACCCGGAGTCTGAAACGATTCCTTTACTAATTGACAGG AGATCTATTTCTGGCAGTTTTGCACAACGATCCTCTGCCTACTGGATTGACACCATTGGACCAAAGATGAGGCGAATCAT TGGCTGCATGCTCGCCGTTATGACTGGCTTGCTGTACGGCTGTTCATTTGCACCCGTCCTCTACATAAAGAACCATTCAACGTGCCCAGACAGCATATTTTATGGAGCCAGTGTCTACG atctTGACTACGTTTTTGGACAGACCTCTGGAGTTTTCTTTGCAAGTGCAGTGTACTTTGTCATCTATTGTGCTGTGATGAAAAACAAGCCAAGGGTTTACCCCAGAGCCATCCTACCAG GGTTTCTGTCTGGATTGATGTGGACAGTAGGCACATACTGCTGGTTCCTGGCTAACAGCTACTTGAGTGCTGTTGTTACATATCCTATTGTCACTGCA GGCTATGGTCTGGTTGCAGCACTGTGGGGTTCCCTGGTCTTCAGAGAGATCAAG GGTCTGGTTAACGGCATCATCTTCTTCTTTGCATCCTGTGTTGTGTTGGCTGGCTCTATGCTGACTGCTGTTTCAAAGCTTTGA